The Propionispora hippei DSM 15287 genome has a segment encoding these proteins:
- a CDS encoding PRD domain-containing protein, with translation MRIKKVLNNNTLIIDDDGVEKVVMGLGIGFQKKANDLVDRSKIEKIFTMTNNQEYKKFKEILETLPAEHIHLAEQIISHAEQTLHTELNEHIHVALTDHISFAIERITAGMSIHNELLEQIKAVYPEEYAIGTWAQRLISQTMQLTIPEDEAGFIALHVRTARMGCDELTVPVDVSYAIRDMVDIIVSDFDLTLAEESLPYQRLVTHLRFAFQRLLNKQPFHGMDDDIYQVIKEKCGPSFQCALRLRAYVEAQYGLTFPDAECAYIALHIHKVADF, from the coding sequence ATGAGAATTAAGAAAGTATTAAATAATAATACCTTAATTATAGACGATGACGGCGTGGAGAAAGTAGTCATGGGACTGGGAATCGGATTTCAGAAGAAAGCCAATGACCTGGTTGATCGCAGTAAAATAGAAAAAATATTTACCATGACGAACAATCAGGAGTATAAAAAATTCAAGGAAATATTGGAGACGCTGCCGGCAGAACATATTCATCTGGCGGAACAAATCATTAGTCACGCAGAGCAAACACTGCACACAGAATTAAATGAGCACATTCATGTGGCACTGACTGATCATATCTCCTTTGCTATTGAGCGAATTACGGCGGGCATGAGTATACACAACGAACTGCTGGAGCAGATCAAGGCTGTGTATCCGGAAGAATATGCCATCGGTACCTGGGCACAGCGGTTAATCAGTCAAACCATGCAACTGACCATTCCAGAGGACGAAGCCGGATTTATTGCGCTTCATGTCAGGACAGCCCGTATGGGTTGTGACGAGTTGACCGTGCCTGTCGATGTGTCTTATGCCATCCGGGATATGGTGGATATCATTGTCAGCGACTTTGATCTTACGCTGGCGGAAGAAAGTCTCCCTTATCAGCGGCTGGTCACTCATTTGCGTTTTGCTTTTCAGCGCTTGTTGAATAAGCAGCCCTTTCACGGAATGGATGATGATATTTATCAGGTGATTAAAGAAAAGTGCGGCCCCAGCTTCCAATGTGCTTTGCGGCTGCGAGCCTATGTGGAGGCGCAGTATGGGTTGACCTTCCCCGATGCGGAATGTGCTTACATTGCGCTGCATATTCATAAAGTGGCTGATTTTTAA
- a CDS encoding sucrose-specific PTS transporter subunit IIBC produces the protein MDVKKVAEQILREVGGKENIESAAHCATRLRLVIKDQSKVQVSNIENIPEVKGSFQNAGQFQIILGTGVVTRVYAALLAIADVGQSSTGEAAQAAMKKLNPWQRLARVLSNVLVPIIPAIVASGFLMGLLGMLSTFQWINPESGIIHILNMFSNTAFIFLPVLIAFSAAREFGANPFLAAVLGGLLIHPDLQNAWTVGGGIKGTIDVFGLAIAAVGYQGTVLPVLIAVWFMAFVEKNIRKAVPNALDILLTPFLTLAISGFVALVAIGPFGRMLGSGISFGLTGLYSQAGPLAGLLFGGVYSAIVITGIHHSFHAIEMELIKNVGLNYLLPIWSMANVAQGGAALAVYFKTTDEKIKAIAIPAATSCLLGITEAAIFGVNIRLGKPFAAAAVGGALGGAYVVAMKVGMTAVGLTGIPGISIVQPAAMIHYVIGMCIAFGGAFAASWLAGAKESERVQSMFGKARA, from the coding sequence ATGGACGTAAAAAAAGTAGCCGAACAAATTCTCCGGGAAGTAGGCGGTAAAGAAAATATTGAAAGCGCCGCTCATTGTGCAACGCGACTGCGGCTGGTGATTAAGGATCAGAGTAAGGTGCAGGTTAGTAACATTGAAAATATTCCGGAAGTGAAGGGCAGTTTCCAAAATGCCGGGCAATTCCAGATTATTCTGGGGACAGGTGTGGTAACCCGTGTCTATGCAGCGCTGCTTGCTATCGCCGATGTCGGTCAATCGTCTACCGGTGAAGCGGCCCAGGCCGCCATGAAAAAGCTGAATCCGTGGCAAAGATTGGCAAGAGTGCTGTCCAATGTGCTGGTGCCGATTATTCCGGCCATTGTCGCCAGTGGTTTTTTGATGGGACTGCTGGGGATGCTCAGCACATTCCAATGGATTAATCCCGAATCAGGAATCATCCATATCCTCAATATGTTTTCCAACACGGCCTTCATTTTTCTTCCTGTGCTCATTGCTTTCAGCGCGGCCAGGGAATTTGGCGCTAATCCTTTTCTGGCGGCAGTTTTAGGCGGTCTGCTGATTCATCCTGATTTGCAAAATGCCTGGACCGTTGGCGGCGGCATTAAAGGCACTATTGATGTATTCGGTCTGGCTATTGCGGCAGTAGGCTATCAGGGAACCGTGCTGCCTGTGCTAATTGCCGTATGGTTTATGGCGTTTGTCGAAAAAAATATCCGAAAAGCAGTGCCTAACGCCCTGGATATTCTGTTGACGCCATTTTTGACACTGGCCATTAGCGGGTTTGTCGCTCTGGTTGCCATCGGTCCGTTTGGACGGATGCTGGGCAGCGGCATTTCCTTTGGGTTGACAGGCTTATACAGCCAGGCCGGTCCGCTTGCCGGCCTGCTATTCGGCGGCGTATATTCGGCGATTGTTATTACCGGCATTCATCACAGTTTTCATGCCATTGAAATGGAACTAATAAAGAACGTGGGCTTGAATTATTTGCTGCCGATCTGGTCGATGGCTAATGTAGCTCAAGGCGGAGCTGCCTTAGCCGTGTATTTTAAGACTACCGATGAGAAAATCAAGGCTATTGCGATTCCGGCGGCGACTTCCTGTTTACTTGGCATTACGGAAGCTGCGATTTTCGGAGTCAACATCAGGCTGGGCAAGCCGTTTGCTGCCGCTGCTGTTGGCGGGGCCCTGGGCGGCGCATATGTGGTGGCTATGAAGGTGGGGATGACGGCTGTGGGCCTTACCGGCATACCGGGTATTTCGATAGTTCAACCGGCAGCGATGATTCATTATGTCATCGGTATGTGCATTGCCTTTGGCGGCGCTTTTGCTGCCAGTTGGCTGGCAGGAGCGAAGGAGTCGGAACGGGTGCAGTCCATGTTTGGCAAGGCCCGGGCTTAG
- a CDS encoding PTS transporter subunit EIIC — protein MNKTGLAGEILSRIGGAGNVIDIEYCATRLRLTLRDDGKAELASLRGLDKVVAAVFRSGQLQIILGTGVVLDVYHEMQHQLSLGNQADQAADIRPVGLPGYMKRLANVFLPLIPVLVGSGMLMGINSLLQRLGVVSVDNQVSQLLQLFASSVFVFLPVLVGVTAAREFGGTPLLGGAAAGLLMHSSLEQLHSLAVGGISPSLQRGAGGVIAALLVVWFMSLVEGILRRKVPQALALILTPMLTLVVTGFATIFILQPLGAAISDSVISVVLFAIHQGGFFTGMMLGAVYSTIVTTGMHQGLNPLYLDMLSKTGVNMLLPIFAMADTAQAGAALAVYFKTADRQLKRVIVNALPVCLLGITEPIMFAVNLPLVRPFAAAAIGGALGGGFIAMMQVKAISLGLSALSLLAIIQEGDVLLYAAGFMIAFVSAFSAAWILGIPDGQADRERKFLSGKEDS, from the coding sequence ATGAATAAAACCGGATTGGCCGGTGAAATTCTGAGCCGGATAGGCGGTGCAGGCAATGTGATCGATATAGAATATTGCGCAACAAGGCTGCGCCTCACCCTGCGGGACGACGGCAAGGCCGAGCTGGCCAGCCTGAGAGGATTGGATAAAGTGGTGGCAGCGGTTTTCCGTTCCGGACAGCTTCAGATCATTCTGGGTACAGGCGTTGTGCTGGACGTGTATCATGAAATGCAGCACCAGTTGTCATTGGGAAATCAGGCAGACCAGGCTGCCGATATTCGACCGGTTGGCCTGCCTGGGTACATGAAGCGGCTTGCCAATGTGTTTTTGCCGTTAATTCCCGTATTGGTAGGCAGCGGCATGCTGATGGGAATTAACTCCCTGCTGCAACGGCTTGGTGTAGTCAGTGTAGATAATCAGGTTTCGCAATTATTACAGCTTTTTGCCAGTTCGGTCTTTGTATTTTTACCTGTGCTGGTTGGTGTGACCGCGGCGCGGGAGTTTGGCGGGACACCGCTCTTGGGCGGTGCGGCGGCAGGGTTGTTAATGCACTCGTCGCTTGAACAACTGCATTCTTTAGCAGTCGGTGGGATTTCACCGTCGCTGCAGCGCGGCGCCGGCGGCGTGATAGCGGCTCTTTTGGTGGTTTGGTTTATGAGTCTTGTGGAAGGAATCCTCCGCCGCAAGGTCCCCCAGGCATTGGCGTTGATATTGACGCCAATGCTGACACTGGTTGTCACCGGTTTTGCCACGATTTTCATTTTACAGCCCTTGGGGGCGGCGATATCGGACAGTGTGATCAGCGTGGTTCTGTTTGCCATACATCAGGGCGGTTTTTTTACAGGTATGATGCTGGGGGCGGTATATTCCACCATTGTTACCACGGGAATGCACCAGGGACTTAATCCGCTTTATCTGGATATGCTGTCCAAGACAGGGGTTAATATGCTGCTGCCCATATTTGCCATGGCAGACACGGCACAGGCCGGCGCTGCCTTGGCTGTGTATTTTAAAACCGCTGACCGCCAGCTAAAACGGGTGATTGTCAACGCTCTTCCCGTATGCCTGTTAGGTATTACCGAACCTATCATGTTTGCCGTAAATCTTCCGTTAGTAAGGCCGTTTGCGGCTGCCGCTATTGGCGGCGCCTTAGGGGGCGGCTTCATTGCCATGATGCAGGTGAAGGCCATTAGTCTGGGCTTGTCGGCCCTGTCGCTACTGGCGATCATTCAGGAGGGTGATGTACTTTTATATGCTGCCGGCTTTATGATCGCTTTTGTCAGTGCGTTTAGTGCCGCCTGGATTTTAGGGATTCCCGATGGCCAAGCTGATCGGGAAAGAAAATTTTTGTCAGGGAAAGAGGATTCGTGA
- a CDS encoding glycoside hydrolase family 68 protein, with the protein MNKTYAPCGYFLWDFWLFAEAGKYHLYHLQAPLKQDAHSRHSAASVGYAVSENLRDWQPRGTVLEASENPADWDSVSIWTGCTIKKDGRYYMFYTSRCRQEVLENGYMGHTQRIGVAWSEDLKLWHKYEYNPVLSVGGSEYYENQAEAYNRHEGCRDPFVILDETGGTYYMFFTARDKRGEPRSRGCIGRARSKDLLNWELLPPAASPHTFVDMEVPTLHRHQGKWYLLFAVKKDWYSPAHQQAILPAKPQTGELYLVADRLDGQFEPMATDNVISGTADGLYTGRIVKDTKEQDVFLAWGVGPDEGFAATEASYRLSLPRRVLYDEQGKMMLEK; encoded by the coding sequence ATGAATAAAACATATGCCCCTTGCGGGTATTTCTTATGGGATTTTTGGCTTTTTGCCGAAGCCGGCAAGTATCATCTGTACCATTTGCAGGCTCCCCTAAAACAGGATGCCCATTCGCGGCATAGCGCGGCCAGCGTCGGTTATGCCGTATCGGAAAACCTGAGGGATTGGCAGCCCCGGGGAACCGTGCTGGAGGCCAGTGAAAATCCGGCTGATTGGGACAGCGTGTCCATTTGGACCGGGTGCACAATAAAAAAAGACGGCCGTTACTATATGTTTTACACCTCCCGCTGCCGTCAGGAAGTATTGGAAAACGGGTATATGGGTCATACGCAGCGCATCGGGGTGGCTTGGTCAGAGGATTTGAAGCTGTGGCATAAGTATGAGTATAATCCGGTCTTGTCGGTCGGCGGCAGCGAGTATTATGAAAATCAGGCGGAGGCCTACAATCGCCACGAAGGCTGCCGGGACCCCTTTGTTATTTTAGACGAAACGGGCGGCACCTACTATATGTTTTTTACGGCAAGGGACAAGCGGGGTGAACCGCGCAGCCGTGGCTGCATCGGCCGGGCCAGGTCAAAGGATTTACTGAATTGGGAGCTGCTCCCGCCGGCCGCTTCCCCTCATACTTTTGTCGATATGGAGGTCCCCACGCTGCACCGGCACCAGGGTAAATGGTATTTATTGTTTGCCGTGAAAAAAGATTGGTACAGTCCGGCCCATCAGCAGGCTATTTTACCTGCAAAGCCGCAGACCGGTGAACTCTACCTCGTTGCCGACCGTCTGGACGGTCAGTTTGAGCCAATGGCTACGGACAATGTGATTAGTGGGACGGCGGATGGACTTTATACGGGACGGATTGTAAAAGACACGAAGGAACAAGATGTGTTCTTAGCCTGGGGCGTTGGTCCCGATGAAGGCTTTGCCGCGACCGAGGCTTCATACCGTCTGTCGCTTCCCAGACGGGTTCTATACGATGAACAAGGCAAAATGATGTTGGAAAAGTAG
- a CDS encoding QueT transporter family protein — MNQKKLMKAAVIAAIYVVLSVVFQPISYGVIQFRIAEALTVLPILYGEAVWGLFVGCLLANMIGGAGVMDVVFGSLATLAAAWLTRRFKESKAAYIFPVIINAVVVGAYLAYLFDMPYWSVFGSVFIGEAVVIGTLGVILIKAAQRIQ, encoded by the coding sequence ATGAATCAGAAAAAATTAATGAAGGCGGCGGTGATTGCCGCCATTTATGTAGTACTTTCGGTGGTATTTCAGCCTATTTCCTATGGTGTCATCCAATTCCGGATTGCCGAGGCGCTTACCGTGCTACCTATTTTGTATGGGGAAGCGGTGTGGGGGCTGTTTGTCGGCTGCCTGCTGGCTAATATGATTGGCGGCGCCGGAGTCATGGATGTGGTCTTTGGCAGTCTGGCCACACTGGCAGCAGCCTGGCTGACACGGCGCTTTAAAGAAAGCAAGGCCGCCTATATCTTCCCGGTGATCATTAATGCCGTCGTGGTCGGTGCTTATTTGGCTTATCTGTTTGACATGCCTTATTGGTCGGTGTTTGGCTCTGTCTTTATCGGTGAGGCCGTGGTCATTGGAACACTGGGGGTAATTTTGATTAAAGCCGCCCAAAGGATTCAGTAA
- a CDS encoding tetratricopeptide repeat protein, which translates to MRIKQVLALLTLVFFLGSAVCYTSVMAKEEPLPDTLGQSTEMSYQNRDAAREYAVTLARGGEYRPALAILENLMVDHETEADIVFDYTVVAVWAGEYTKAVQLYEERIKSFPAVPDYVRINVAQAYFKTGHFNDAWQLYHQSAMTGNRKARLWEAESLVHTGSFDEAERIYSILLEEQPDNLAAYSGKANILLARGDADGAAKLIETALASVDGWNDPALKASLLTLRGEMAAQFIRHDAYRQAIVLLRPTIRDKSATVQMQCDYVLALFLYGDYTTAVKEGTQLWPNYREIPAYGRRALADSYLRLYLPQQAIGIYCSILEQGESLPSDRHSLAYAYMLTGSKEKQAMVLYRELINMAAEQAMVITGDADSFFAMGRYEAGKKLYQAIIHTYPDYAAFRQQFAAVLYRQGLIREAYEQYLSLAALPGTQPAANSGIVNTAVPGGDYYSARQAVTGLDRYSANPMTAQALRTFEERWQGSLAVNATGSRDYKGNKDHRLQLTGEQRVTDRVDILAGIGSTWISDGQGETVLRTNSVGGRYTDMKHMVQLWLDQGRTHGRLDGYHLTTSRYFGEQSRVDFSINRTPVMDAEALPSHMMATEYQLAYNRQIGLKDNLSVMMAAANYSDRNRRHDINLDWDHVMVDTGAKQLSWFGYADRTGFKKQMIDGVEPVYESPRCREAYGLGLRQRWNFTKHYWETSFEIGVGRDRPEPMDTSTSLRTEYGYHISRNQALTVSVEYGLRTGYSTGTGGKPQFSDRQYNVSYQLSW; encoded by the coding sequence ATGAGGATCAAGCAAGTATTGGCATTACTTACTTTAGTGTTTTTTTTGGGAAGTGCGGTGTGTTATACATCTGTTATGGCAAAAGAGGAACCGCTACCGGACACGCTTGGGCAATCAACTGAAATGTCCTACCAGAACCGGGATGCGGCACGGGAATATGCGGTTACTTTAGCAAGGGGCGGAGAGTATCGGCCGGCTTTGGCGATACTGGAAAATTTAATGGTTGACCATGAGACGGAAGCGGATATTGTATTCGATTATACCGTCGTTGCAGTTTGGGCCGGAGAATATACAAAAGCGGTTCAGTTGTATGAGGAACGAATAAAGTCGTTCCCGGCCGTACCTGATTATGTGAGAATCAACGTGGCTCAGGCGTATTTCAAGACCGGCCATTTTAACGACGCCTGGCAGCTATATCATCAATCGGCTATGACAGGAAATAGGAAGGCTCGGTTGTGGGAAGCGGAAAGTCTGGTACATACGGGGAGTTTTGATGAAGCGGAGCGTATTTATTCGATCCTGCTGGAAGAACAACCTGACAACTTAGCTGCTTACAGTGGCAAGGCTAATATATTACTGGCACGCGGTGATGCAGACGGGGCGGCTAAGTTAATAGAAACTGCCCTAGCTTCTGTCGATGGATGGAATGACCCGGCATTAAAAGCTTCTCTGCTAACGTTGCGTGGCGAGATGGCGGCTCAATTTATTAGACATGATGCGTACCGGCAGGCTATTGTACTGTTACGGCCTACAATCCGTGATAAAAGTGCGACGGTTCAGATGCAATGTGACTACGTGCTGGCATTGTTTTTGTACGGTGATTATACAACTGCAGTTAAAGAAGGGACGCAGCTATGGCCCAATTACCGGGAGATTCCTGCCTATGGACGGCGCGCGCTGGCGGACTCTTATTTGCGGCTCTATCTGCCCCAACAGGCCATAGGTATTTATTGCAGCATTTTAGAGCAGGGGGAAAGCTTACCCAGCGATAGGCACAGCCTGGCTTATGCGTACATGCTGACAGGCTCTAAGGAAAAACAGGCGATGGTATTGTATCGGGAACTTATCAATATGGCTGCAGAACAGGCTATGGTCATTACCGGGGATGCCGATTCATTTTTTGCAATGGGACGGTACGAGGCGGGGAAAAAGCTGTACCAGGCCATAATCCATACCTATCCCGATTATGCGGCGTTTCGCCAGCAGTTTGCTGCGGTACTTTATCGCCAGGGGCTGATCAGAGAAGCTTACGAACAATATCTGTCGTTGGCTGCTTTGCCGGGGACACAACCTGCCGCCAATAGCGGGATTGTTAATACGGCTGTGCCGGGAGGCGATTATTATTCTGCCAGGCAGGCCGTGACAGGTTTGGACAGGTATAGTGCGAATCCAATGACGGCTCAGGCGCTGAGGACCTTTGAAGAACGCTGGCAGGGCAGCCTGGCTGTTAACGCTACCGGCAGCAGAGATTATAAAGGAAATAAGGATCATCGCCTACAATTGACCGGCGAACAGCGGGTGACAGACCGGGTGGACATATTGGCAGGAATCGGCAGTACATGGATTTCTGACGGCCAGGGAGAAACCGTATTAAGAACAAACTCTGTTGGCGGACGATACACCGACATGAAACATATGGTACAGTTGTGGCTGGATCAGGGTCGTACTCACGGCAGGCTGGATGGGTATCACCTGACCACGAGTCGCTATTTTGGTGAACAAAGCAGAGTTGATTTTAGTATAAACCGCACACCGGTAATGGATGCAGAGGCACTGCCCAGTCATATGATGGCGACAGAGTATCAACTGGCGTATAACCGGCAAATTGGACTTAAAGACAATCTGTCTGTCATGATGGCAGCCGCAAATTATTCGGACCGCAACCGGCGGCACGATATAAACCTGGACTGGGACCATGTGATGGTTGATACCGGAGCAAAACAACTGTCTTGGTTTGGTTATGCCGACAGAACAGGCTTTAAAAAACAGATGATTGATGGGGTGGAGCCGGTTTACGAAAGTCCCCGTTGCCGGGAAGCCTATGGTCTTGGCCTTCGTCAGCGCTGGAATTTTACCAAGCATTATTGGGAAACTTCCTTTGAGATAGGAGTAGGGCGTGATCGGCCGGAGCCGATGGATACCAGTACTTCGCTTCGGACCGAGTATGGTTATCATATTTCCCGTAATCAGGCACTTACTGTTAGTGTAGAATATGGATTGCGTACCGGTTATTCAACCGGTACAGGCGGAAAACCGCAGTTTTCTGACCGCCAATACAATGTGAGCTACCAGC